One segment of Erigeron canadensis isolate Cc75 chromosome 2, C_canadensis_v1, whole genome shotgun sequence DNA contains the following:
- the LOC122586492 gene encoding gibberellin 3-beta-dioxygenase 1-like, which translates to MTTLSKAYQKDLINSHPITPIDFGSIDRVPESHLWSQTNEVYQKIQTDHDIQEALIPVIDLAHLEAMDLIGQACKTWGMFQVINHGVPSDLVKNIESEVQRLFELPTHEKCKVLRSASRLGGYGSAQISPYFDKAMWHEGFTIMGSCVEDAKILWPNDFQRFCDTIDAYRNQMKLLAHKLVTMILQTLDATQEEMNWATSTLDAQNNLQLNSYPSCPNPSSVVGLASHTDTRLLTILHQSSGINGLEIFVEGLGWKPVRPVENAFVVNVGDLLHIFSNATFPAVYHRVMVNQSKHRTSVAYFYSPLVESMVAPSSKFKNPCFKSLTVKEYLSLKAKSYHKALSMVRI; encoded by the exons ATGACCACTCTTTCAAAAGCCTACCAAAAGGATCTTATAAATTCTCACCCTATCACCCCTATTGATTTTGGCTCCATTGACCGGGTCCCTGAGTCCCATTTATGGTCACAAACCAATGAGGTCTACCAAAAGATTCAAACTGATCATGATATTCAAGAGGCATTGATCCCAGTTATTGATCTTGCTCACCTCGAAGCAATGGATCTTATAGGCCAAGCATGTAAAACTTGGGGCATGTTTCAAGTCATTAACCATGGAGTACCCTCGGACTTGGTCAAAAATATCGAGTCCGAGGTACAAAGGCTTTTTGAACTCCCGACTCATGAAAAGTGCAAGGTCTTGAGATCCGCAAGTAGACTTGGTGGTTATGGTTCGGCTCAAATATCACCTTACTTTGATAAGGCCATGTGGCATGAAGGGTTCACCATCATGGGTTCTTGTGTTGAGGATGCTAAAATTCTTTGGCCAAACGATTTTCAAAGATTTTG TGACACAATAGATGCTTATCGAAATCAAATGAAGCTCCTTGCCCACAAGCTTGTGACTATGATCCTTCAAACATTAGATGCAACACAAGAAGAAATGAATTGGGCTACTTCAACTCTCGACGCTCAAAATAATCTTCAACTTAACTCATATCCATCTTGCCCTAATCCTAGTAGTGTTGTCGGTCTAGCATCTCATACCGACACCCGTCTTCTAACCATTCTGCACCAAAGTTCGGGTATAAACGGCCTAGAGATATTTGTCGAAGGATTGGGTTGGAAGCCGGTTCGACCTGTTGAAAATGCATTTGTGGTGAATGTAGGTGACCTCTTGCATATATTCTCTAATGCAACATTTCCAGCTGTTTATCATCGAGTAATGGTGAACCAGTCGAAACATCGAACATCAGTTGCCTACTTTTATTCACCTCTGGTCGAGTCTATGGTGGCTCCTTCGTCTAAGTTTAAGAATCCTTGTTTTAAATCTTTGACTGTGAAAGAGTACTTAAGTTTGAAAGCTAAGAGCTATCATAAGGCTCTTTCAATGGTTAGAATATAA